From the Ruminiclostridium josui JCM 17888 genome, one window contains:
- the rapZ gene encoding RNase adapter RapZ has product MRFVIVTGMSGAGKSLVTKYLEDIGFFCVDNLPPALIPKFAEISAQSEGKMEKIALVIDIRGGELLHDLFPALADVKESGFSYEILFLEADDDVLVKRYKESRRQHPLAPEGRLIKGIREERKALQTIKSNANYIIDTSTLVTRQLKQEINSIFLEGKTFKGIIINVVSFGFKYGIPTDCDLVFDVRFIPNPYYIAPMKKQTGKDQMVKEFVLNASETKEFISKLDDMLDFLIPNYIKEGKSQLDIGIGCTGGRHRSVAIADEIYRRLEEKMHRVVIEHRDIEKDGKGVGK; this is encoded by the coding sequence ATGAGATTTGTAATAGTAACGGGAATGTCAGGTGCGGGCAAAAGCCTTGTTACCAAGTATTTAGAGGATATAGGATTTTTCTGCGTTGATAATCTTCCTCCAGCACTGATTCCCAAATTTGCCGAAATCAGTGCCCAGAGTGAGGGTAAAATGGAGAAAATTGCTCTGGTTATAGATATAAGAGGCGGTGAACTTTTACACGACCTTTTCCCTGCTTTGGCAGATGTCAAGGAATCAGGCTTTAGCTATGAAATACTTTTTCTTGAAGCAGATGATGATGTACTTGTAAAAAGATATAAGGAAAGCAGAAGACAGCATCCATTAGCACCGGAAGGCCGTCTTATTAAGGGAATCAGAGAGGAAAGAAAAGCACTTCAGACAATAAAATCAAATGCAAACTATATAATAGATACATCGACTCTGGTAACCAGACAACTAAAACAGGAGATAAACAGTATATTCCTAGAAGGTAAGACTTTTAAAGGGATAATAATCAATGTGGTATCTTTTGGATTCAAGTATGGAATTCCAACAGACTGTGACCTTGTTTTTGATGTCAGGTTTATACCTAATCCTTATTATATAGCTCCTATGAAGAAGCAGACAGGAAAGGATCAGATGGTTAAGGAATTCGTTCTAAATGCTTCCGAAACAAAGGAGTTTATATCAAAGCTGGACGATATGCTGGATTTCCTGATTCCAAATTATATAAAAGAGGGAAAATCTCAATTAGACATTGGAATAGGTTGCACAGGCGGAAGGCATAGGTCGGTTGCAATTGCTGATGAAATATATAGAAGATTGGAAGAAAAAATGCATAGAGTGGTTATTGAACATAGGGATATAGAGAAAGACGGTAAAGGGGTTGGAAAATGA
- a CDS encoding gluconeogenesis factor YvcK family protein, whose product MSRFSWMKPGARIKRWIVLLSAGIALICFSILFTIYNYDKGVPYIIEMATLGFLGLAGVFAAFRLLVKNFAGKLMNGQDISSLLHEKKFSVNGPKIVAIGGGTGLSTMLRGLKQYSSNLTALVTVADDGGGSGVLREDLGMLPPGDIRNCILALANTEPIMQKLLQYRFQDGMLKGQSFGNLFLAAMDGISDSFEEAVKKMSDVLAVTGTVLPITLEDVRLCAETDNGNTILGEFNIGHRSKNDNSRINRVFFNQTNVKPLNEAIEAILEADIVVLGPGSLYTSIIPNLLVDGVCDALGKTRGVIVYVCNVMTQPGETQGYKLSDHIKAIEKHSQRGLIDYCIVNTSTIPEEMMERYRKDGAELVKVDFDVVKKMGIEIITGDFKSINNGYVRHDSNKIAKNIMELVTELVLANDGDRILDYYYAKDRINKIGG is encoded by the coding sequence ATGAGTCGGTTCAGTTGGATGAAGCCTGGCGCCAGAATCAAAAGGTGGATAGTATTGCTTTCTGCAGGTATAGCCTTAATATGTTTCAGTATCTTATTTACCATATATAATTACGATAAGGGAGTCCCATACATTATTGAAATGGCTACATTGGGGTTTTTGGGTCTTGCAGGTGTTTTTGCAGCTTTCAGACTTCTTGTGAAAAATTTTGCAGGTAAGTTAATGAACGGACAGGATATAAGCAGTCTTCTCCATGAAAAAAAATTTTCGGTCAATGGGCCTAAAATAGTGGCAATAGGAGGAGGTACAGGTCTTTCTACAATGCTACGAGGCCTTAAACAGTATTCGTCAAATCTTACTGCTTTGGTTACGGTGGCTGATGACGGAGGAGGTTCAGGAGTTCTCAGGGAGGATTTGGGCATGCTGCCTCCGGGTGACATCCGAAATTGTATTCTTGCATTAGCAAATACAGAGCCCATAATGCAAAAACTGCTTCAATACAGATTTCAGGATGGAATGTTAAAAGGACAGAGCTTCGGAAACCTGTTTTTGGCAGCAATGGACGGCATTTCAGACAGCTTTGAAGAAGCTGTAAAAAAAATGAGTGATGTTCTGGCGGTAACTGGAACGGTTTTGCCTATTACTCTTGAAGATGTAAGGTTATGTGCTGAAACAGACAATGGAAACACAATTCTTGGGGAGTTTAATATAGGTCACAGAAGTAAAAATGATAACTCCAGAATAAACCGGGTTTTCTTCAATCAGACAAATGTTAAGCCCCTGAATGAAGCAATTGAAGCCATTTTGGAAGCGGATATTGTTGTACTAGGACCTGGAAGTCTTTATACCAGCATAATACCCAATCTTTTGGTAGACGGAGTATGTGATGCATTGGGTAAAACAAGGGGTGTTATAGTATACGTATGTAATGTAATGACACAGCCTGGTGAAACTCAAGGCTACAAATTGAGTGATCATATAAAGGCAATAGAAAAACACTCACAGAGGGGTTTGATTGATTACTGTATTGTTAATACATCAACAATTCCTGAAGAAATGATGGAAAGATACCGCAAAGACGGAGCAGAGCTTGTCAAGGTTGATTTTGACGTAGTAAAGAAAATGGGTATTGAGATAATTACCGGAGATTTTAAAAGTATAAATAATGGTTATGTAAGGCATGATTCAAACAAGATTGCCAAAAATATTATGGAACTGGTAACAGAACTTGTTCTGGCAAATGACGGAGACAGAATACTTGACTATTATTATGCAAAAGATAGAATCAATAAAATCGGAGGCTGA
- a CDS encoding amylo-alpha-1,6-glucosidase, translating to MDFGKSCWYSYQQGCQREWLITNGIGGYSSLTLICSNNRRYHGLLVSASVPPTKRQLLLSNILEDMSFEDGTTVSLSSFQTGSGYINNGYVHLQRVEYNYLPEFVYSYKDIFIKKKISMKQGDNTVIVQYEIRNGSKEAVFKLTPLVNNRDHHYTSKSSHFKFRIKHEANVIRVSGNGESEIRFLVDGGEFKSYNDCFFYDMLYEVERERGLDYTEDHFIPGCFSIKVKPWETKIVSFIATTENYDLESINASRVIKLEEERLKELLDRAGIQNELCRRLVLAADSFIVYRKSTKSKTIIAGYPWFTDWGRDTMIAFSGLTLATGRYGDAKDILLTFSKYVNHSLIPNMFPDDGEEPAYNSVDAALWYFEAVNSYLSYTEDYNFIKNRIYDSLKDICKGFLNGTIYDIKMTDDGLVTAGSENTQLTWMDAKVGDWVVTPRHGKAVEINALWYNALMIMSSLAEKFGDIDIYSDIASKTKKSFQKEFWNENDECLYDVINSEGKDADIRPNQILAIGLSYPVIEGEMAEKILNKVWKELYTPYGLRSLSSNNSKYKGVYCGNQLERDGAYHQGTVWTWLLGRFIKAYVNIKGGTEQARRNALEFINPFSDHVKNSGLGSISEIFDGDNPHYPRGCFAQAWSVSEILRAAVEDIGIDQFGQRINY from the coding sequence ATGGACTTTGGAAAAAGCTGCTGGTACAGCTACCAGCAAGGCTGTCAAAGAGAATGGTTAATCACTAACGGCATCGGAGGCTATTCGTCATTGACCCTGATATGTTCCAATAACAGAAGATACCACGGATTGCTGGTTTCTGCATCTGTACCTCCTACTAAAAGGCAGCTCCTTCTCTCCAATATTCTCGAAGACATGAGCTTTGAAGATGGAACTACTGTATCTCTTAGCTCCTTTCAAACAGGCAGTGGATATATAAATAATGGCTATGTACATCTGCAAAGGGTTGAATATAATTATCTGCCAGAATTCGTATACTCTTATAAAGATATTTTTATAAAGAAGAAAATATCAATGAAGCAGGGAGATAATACCGTAATTGTACAATATGAAATACGAAATGGGAGTAAAGAAGCAGTTTTTAAGCTTACTCCTCTTGTAAACAACAGAGATCATCATTATACCAGTAAAAGCAGTCATTTTAAATTCAGAATAAAACATGAAGCAAATGTAATCCGTGTATCAGGAAATGGAGAATCGGAAATCAGGTTTCTGGTTGATGGCGGTGAATTTAAAAGCTATAATGACTGTTTTTTTTATGACATGCTATATGAGGTTGAAAGGGAAAGAGGATTGGATTACACTGAAGACCACTTTATACCTGGTTGCTTCAGTATAAAAGTTAAACCCTGGGAAACAAAGATAGTTTCATTTATTGCAACAACTGAAAACTATGACCTTGAAAGTATAAATGCTTCCCGGGTTATAAAATTAGAAGAAGAAAGATTAAAAGAGCTTCTGGACAGGGCCGGTATTCAGAATGAGCTATGCAGAAGACTGGTACTTGCAGCGGACAGCTTCATTGTATATAGAAAATCAACTAAATCAAAGACGATAATAGCTGGGTACCCATGGTTTACAGATTGGGGCCGCGATACCATGATTGCTTTTAGCGGCCTTACATTGGCAACAGGAAGATACGGGGATGCTAAAGATATATTGCTGACATTCTCAAAGTATGTTAATCATAGTCTTATACCAAATATGTTTCCTGACGATGGAGAAGAACCGGCTTATAACAGTGTAGATGCTGCTTTGTGGTATTTTGAGGCTGTTAATAGTTATCTTTCTTACACAGAGGACTACAATTTTATTAAGAATAGAATATACGACAGTCTGAAGGACATATGCAAAGGATTTTTAAATGGTACCATCTATGACATTAAAATGACGGATGACGGCCTTGTAACGGCAGGTAGTGAAAATACGCAGTTAACATGGATGGATGCAAAAGTAGGAGACTGGGTAGTCACACCTCGACATGGAAAAGCTGTAGAAATTAATGCTTTATGGTATAACGCATTAATGATTATGTCAAGTCTTGCTGAGAAATTTGGCGATATAGACATCTATTCTGATATAGCTTCCAAAACTAAGAAGTCATTTCAAAAGGAGTTCTGGAATGAAAATGATGAGTGCTTATATGATGTAATTAATTCGGAAGGTAAAGATGCAGATATAAGACCAAATCAAATTCTGGCCATCGGCCTTTCCTATCCGGTTATTGAGGGAGAAATGGCTGAAAAAATTCTAAATAAGGTGTGGAAGGAGTTATATACGCCTTATGGACTTAGGTCATTATCTAGTAATAACAGTAAATATAAGGGAGTTTATTGTGGAAATCAGCTTGAAAGAGATGGTGCATACCATCAAGGTACAGTCTGGACATGGCTTTTGGGAAGGTTTATTAAAGCATATGTCAACATAAAAGGCGGAACAGAGCAGGCACGCCGAAATGCCCTGGAATTTATAAATCCGTTTTCAGATCATGTAAAAAACAGTGGATTAGGTAGTATTTCCGAAATATTTGACGGAGATAACCCTCACTACCCTAGAGGATGTTTTGCACAGGCGTGGAGTGTATCGGAGATACTAAGAGCTGCTGTTGAAGACATAGGTATTGACCAGTTTGGTCAAAGAATAAATTATTAG
- the whiA gene encoding DNA-binding protein WhiA, with the protein MSFSTIVKDELCRIELHEECCMKSEILGVILTGNLFSHEKILRNTKVVTENAAFARRIYSIFRRIYGICPEVAIRRSSKLKKHVSYSLTLVPKQMINKILYDFGISAFSGDEYIPTASTLEKVCCRKSFLRAAFLSGGSISDPEKTYHLEIATHNIMSAEIIKDLLDDYDINTKIIKRKGSFVAYIKEGEQIVDFLNIIGAHTALMELENVRILKDMRNSVNRIVNCETANLEKTVNASIRQIENIKYIQSTIGIDKLPENLAEIAELRMQFSDASLKELGEMLHPKLGKSGVNHRLRKLDEIADEIRKNNER; encoded by the coding sequence GTGTCTTTTTCGACTATAGTAAAAGATGAGCTTTGCAGGATTGAGCTACATGAGGAATGTTGCATGAAGTCCGAAATTTTAGGAGTTATCCTCACAGGTAACCTCTTTTCCCATGAAAAAATATTAAGAAATACAAAGGTGGTTACTGAGAATGCTGCTTTTGCCAGAAGAATATATTCAATATTCCGGAGAATTTATGGTATTTGCCCGGAGGTTGCTATCAGAAGAAGCAGCAAACTCAAAAAGCATGTATCCTATTCTCTTACCCTTGTACCGAAGCAGATGATAAACAAAATACTGTATGACTTTGGAATAAGTGCTTTTTCTGGAGATGAATATATTCCTACTGCAAGTACACTTGAAAAGGTATGCTGTAGAAAAAGCTTTTTAAGGGCGGCTTTTCTTTCAGGAGGTTCAATAAGCGACCCCGAAAAAACATATCATTTGGAAATAGCAACTCACAATATAATGTCTGCCGAAATTATTAAAGATTTGCTGGATGATTATGATATAAACACAAAGATAATCAAACGAAAAGGCAGCTTTGTTGCTTATATAAAAGAAGGAGAGCAGATAGTAGATTTCCTTAATATTATTGGTGCACATACAGCCCTTATGGAACTTGAAAATGTAAGAATACTAAAAGATATGAGAAACAGTGTAAACAGGATAGTGAACTGCGAAACGGCGAATCTTGAGAAAACTGTAAATGCATCTATTAGACAAATAGAAAATATAAAGTATATTCAATCCACTATAGGAATAGATAAGCTTCCTGAGAACCTTGCAGAGATAGCTGAATTAAGGATGCAATTTAGTGACGCAAGCCTTAAAGAACTTGGAGAGATGCTTCATCCAAAACTTGGGAAATCAGGAGTTAACCACAGATTGAGAAAACTAGACGAAATTGCTGATGAGATTAGAAAAAATAATGAAAGGTAA
- the spoIIAA gene encoding anti-sigma F factor antagonist, whose product MDVKLSKKGTTLVVRIMEDMDHHSAQYLRQKIDSEITKATIKNIIFDFTNVNFMDSSGIGVVVGRYKNVCKLNGKAAIVNANPKILQIFEMSGVLKIIPVYNSLDTAISSMCG is encoded by the coding sequence TTGGATGTTAAGCTTTCAAAAAAAGGGACAACCCTTGTGGTAAGAATAATGGAGGATATGGACCATCATTCTGCACAGTATCTCAGACAAAAGATAGACAGTGAGATTACCAAAGCAACCATAAAAAATATTATATTTGATTTTACCAATGTAAACTTCATGGACAGTTCTGGCATAGGAGTTGTTGTAGGCAGGTACAAAAATGTTTGCAAGTTAAACGGTAAGGCGGCTATAGTAAATGCAAATCCAAAAATATTACAAATATTTGAGATGTCTGGAGTATTGAAGATTATTCCTGTGTACAACAGTTTGGATACAGCTATTTCAAGCATGTGCGGTTAA
- the spoIIAB gene encoding anti-sigma F factor — protein sequence MQLVNEMKLEFMSKSNNESFGRVVAAAFASQLDPTVEELADIKTAVSEAVTNAIIHGYEDTSGTVEMICRLYDEGIQIIISDKGKGIEDIELARQPLYTSKPDMERSGMGFTVMESFMDSVEIVSEPNKGTTVTMFKKLKS from the coding sequence ATGCAACTGGTTAATGAGATGAAGCTTGAATTTATGAGTAAATCCAATAATGAATCTTTTGGTAGAGTTGTTGCTGCGGCATTTGCATCTCAGCTTGACCCTACGGTAGAGGAATTGGCGGATATAAAAACGGCTGTATCCGAGGCTGTGACAAATGCCATAATACATGGATATGAAGATACATCAGGAACAGTAGAAATGATTTGCAGACTATATGACGAAGGTATTCAGATAATCATATCAGATAAAGGAAAAGGGATAGAAGACATTGAGCTGGCAAGACAGCCTCTTTACACTTCAAAACCGGACATGGAACGCTCGGGAATGGGCTTTACCGTTATGGAGAGTTTTATGGACAGCGTCGAAATAGTTTCTGAGCCCAATAAGGGCACAACTGTCACAATGTTTAAAAAATTAAAATCCTAA
- the sigF gene encoding RNA polymerase sporulation sigma factor SigF translates to MKETSDDAVLTLIIKAKAGDKQAQSVLVEKNVGLVWSIVKRFQNRGYEVDDLFQIGSIGLIKAINKFDTSYDVKFSTYAVPMIIGEIKRFIRDDGIIKVSRSLKEVSSKARITKEIMSKELGREPTINEIAQRMNISPEELVMAIEAGCIPESLYSTIGDGDNSPILLIDRIDAADNNCEVDLIDKIAIRQILDTLDTRERQIIILRYFKEKTQVQIAKLLGISQVQVSRIEKKILRDIKSKMIANNN, encoded by the coding sequence ATGAAGGAAACATCAGATGATGCTGTTTTAACGCTTATAATAAAGGCCAAGGCTGGCGACAAACAAGCCCAATCCGTTCTGGTTGAAAAGAATGTAGGCCTTGTATGGAGTATTGTAAAGAGGTTTCAGAATAGAGGATATGAAGTTGACGATTTATTTCAAATAGGAAGCATTGGGTTAATCAAAGCAATAAACAAGTTTGATACATCTTATGATGTCAAATTCTCTACATATGCTGTTCCTATGATAATAGGTGAGATAAAAAGATTTATCAGAGATGACGGAATAATTAAAGTAAGCAGATCACTAAAGGAGGTTTCCTCAAAAGCGCGTATAACCAAGGAAATTATGAGCAAGGAACTTGGGAGGGAGCCTACAATTAATGAAATTGCTCAGCGTATGAATATTTCACCTGAAGAACTTGTAATGGCAATAGAGGCAGGGTGTATTCCTGAATCTCTGTACAGTACTATAGGTGATGGAGATAATTCACCCATACTGCTTATAGACAGAATTGATGCTGCAGATAATAACTGTGAAGTTGATCTTATTGATAAAATTGCCATAAGACAAATACTGGATACATTGGACACAAGAGAGAGACAGATAATCATATTAAGATATTTCAAAGAAAAGACACAGGTTCAGATAGCAAAGCTACTGGGAATTTCTCAGGTACAAGTTTCCAGAATTGAAAAGAAGATACTTAGGGATATTAAATCTAAAATGATTGCAAACAATAATTAA
- the spoVAC gene encoding stage V sporulation protein AC — MKKSFTKEQYAKYVEEVSPKSKIFTNVLKAFLVGGIICDIGQLVINLLKNRGLDNDTVSAITSIIMIFIAALLTGLNVYDEIGKFAGAGSIVPITGFANSVVSPAMEFKSEGYVLGMGAKMFIVAGPVIVYGICASIIAGIIHYLIT; from the coding sequence ATGAAAAAGAGTTTTACCAAGGAGCAATACGCCAAATACGTTGAAGAAGTCTCGCCGAAATCTAAGATTTTTACAAATGTTTTAAAGGCTTTTTTGGTTGGAGGCATTATATGTGATATTGGGCAGTTAGTTATAAATTTGCTGAAAAACAGAGGTTTGGACAATGATACTGTATCGGCCATAACAAGTATAATAATGATATTTATAGCGGCACTCTTAACGGGACTTAACGTTTATGACGAAATAGGCAAATTTGCGGGAGCAGGCTCTATAGTACCTATTACAGGATTTGCAAATTCCGTTGTATCTCCTGCAATGGAATTCAAGTCAGAAGGATATGTCCTTGGAATGGGTGCAAAAATGTTTATTGTTGCAGGGCCTGTAATTGTATATGGAATTTGCGCATCAATAATTGCAGGTATTATACATTATCTTATTACTTAA
- the spoVAD gene encoding stage V sporulation protein AD, protein MAEKHIGKQTVFLKNPPSIKATASFVGPKEGMGPLKNDFDYIIPDELWGEDSWEKAESKLVRETFAKVLQKAKLTNDQIDYVLAGDLLNQCIAANYGLRETKVPFFGLYGACSTMAESMSLGSLLVEGGFAENIVCMTSSHFCSAEKQFRFPLELGSQRTPTAQWTVTGSGAAVLSSGGTGPFIKHITTGKIVDLGIKDANNMGAAMAPAAADTIFAHFDDTGLQPEYYDLIVTGDLGRVGKQICQEMLKSNGLDIESRFNDCGVMIFDAETQDTHSGGSGCACSATVFAGHIYKQLMQGNLNRVLFVATGALMSPISSQQKESIPGIAHAVAIHRTLD, encoded by the coding sequence ATGGCAGAAAAACATATTGGAAAACAGACTGTATTCTTAAAAAATCCACCTTCCATTAAAGCAACAGCTTCATTTGTGGGACCAAAGGAAGGTATGGGTCCTTTAAAAAATGACTTTGATTATATTATCCCCGATGAATTATGGGGAGAGGACAGCTGGGAAAAAGCAGAAAGTAAGCTTGTAAGAGAGACATTTGCAAAAGTTCTTCAAAAGGCAAAACTCACCAATGATCAAATTGATTATGTTCTGGCAGGGGATCTTCTAAACCAGTGTATAGCAGCAAACTATGGATTAAGAGAGACGAAGGTTCCATTTTTTGGATTGTACGGAGCATGCTCAACCATGGCTGAATCAATGAGCCTTGGAAGTCTTTTGGTTGAGGGAGGATTTGCGGAAAACATAGTATGTATGACTTCCAGCCACTTTTGTTCAGCAGAAAAACAGTTTAGGTTTCCTCTTGAATTGGGAAGTCAGAGAACTCCTACTGCACAGTGGACTGTAACAGGTTCAGGTGCGGCAGTGCTTTCTTCTGGTGGTACAGGCCCGTTCATAAAGCATATTACAACAGGGAAAATCGTTGATTTGGGAATAAAGGATGCGAATAATATGGGGGCTGCCATGGCTCCGGCAGCGGCGGATACAATATTTGCACATTTTGATGATACCGGGCTGCAGCCAGAATATTATGATTTGATTGTTACAGGCGACCTGGGCAGAGTTGGAAAGCAAATCTGTCAGGAAATGTTAAAGTCAAATGGTTTGGATATAGAATCCAGGTTCAATGACTGCGGTGTAATGATATTTGATGCAGAAACCCAGGATACTCATTCAGGAGGAAGCGGATGTGCATGTTCTGCAACGGTGTTTGCTGGACATATATACAAGCAGCTAATGCAGGGGAACTTAAATAGAGTACTATTCGTTGCTACTGGGGCATTAATGAGTCCTATAAGTTCCCAACAGAAGGAATCTATACCAGGTATAGCACATGCTGTGGCAATTCACAGAACATTAGACTGA
- the spoVAE gene encoding stage V sporulation protein AE — protein MTYLSAFIVGGIICAIGQILIDKTKLTSARILVVYVVAGVVLASLGIYQKIVDIGGAGATIPLTGFGYNLAKGVFRGVDETGLLGAFTGGFKAGAAGLAAAVFFGFMMAAVFKPKAKR, from the coding sequence ATGACTTATTTGAGTGCGTTTATAGTGGGTGGAATAATTTGTGCTATTGGACAAATATTAATAGATAAAACAAAATTAACATCTGCAAGGATATTGGTAGTTTATGTAGTAGCTGGAGTGGTATTGGCATCCTTGGGTATATATCAGAAAATAGTTGATATAGGAGGCGCAGGGGCTACTATTCCCCTTACCGGATTTGGGTATAATTTGGCAAAAGGTGTGTTTAGGGGTGTGGATGAAACAGGATTGCTAGGAGCATTTACGGGAGGGTTTAAGGCAGGAGCTGCAGGACTTGCTGCTGCTGTATTTTTTGGGTTTATGATGGCTGCAGTATTTAAACCGAAAGCCAAAAGATAA